One segment of Meriones unguiculatus strain TT.TT164.6M chromosome X, Bangor_MerUng_6.1, whole genome shotgun sequence DNA contains the following:
- the Usp11 gene encoding ubiquitin carboxyl-terminal hydrolase 11 isoform X1, whose product MAAVAADTAAAAVPASAEDRETQHEAMPDLDEQWRQIGNGRERPLRAGESWFLVEQHWYKQWEVYVKGGDQDANTFPGCINNAGLFEDQISWHLREGLLEGDDYVMLPAPAWNYLVSWYGLEDGQPPIERKVIELPGIRKVEVYPIELLLVQHSDMETALTIQFSHTDSLDLVLQTAREQFLVEPQEDARLWIKNAEGSLDRLCNTHITLLDACLETGQLVIMETRNKDGTWPSAKLCGMNNMAEEEEDFQGQPGICGLTNLGNTCFMNSALQCLSNVPQLTEYFLNNRYLEELNFWNPLGMKGELAEAYADLVKQTWSGYHRSIVPNVFKNKVGHFASQFLGYQQHDSQELLSFLLDGLHEDLNRVKKKEYVELCNGAGRPDLEVAQEAWQNHKRRNDSVIVDTFHGLFKSTLVCPDCGNVSVTFDPFCYLSVPLPVCSRRVLEVFFVPMDPRRKPEQHRVVVPKKGNISDLCVALSTHTSVAPDKMIVADVFSHRFYKLYKLEDPLSGILDRDDIFVYEVTGRIEPVEGSRDDIVVPVYLRERTTSRDYNNSYYGLILFGHPLLVSVPRDRFSWEGLYNILMYRLSRYVTKPTSDEDDGDEKGDEEDDDEDSSSDEEKEEMPGPSTSSDVQEAEQEQAGPSSGVTRTCPFLLDNSLHISQWPPRRRRKQLFTLQTVNSNGTSDRTTSPEEIQSHPYIAMDWEPEMKRRYYDEVEAEGYVKHDCVGYMRKKNPVQLQECIKLFTTMETLEKENPWYCSSCKQHQLATKKLDLWMLPEVLIIHLKRFSFSKYSREKLDTLVQFPIRDLDFSEFVIKPKNESAPDLYKYDLIAVSNHYGGMRDGHYTTFACNKDSGQWHYFDDNSVSPVNEDQIESKAAYVLFYQRQDVGRRKSQTASSDTAASPASGSTPNPEIMDVN is encoded by the exons ATGGCGGCGGTCGCAGCGGACACAGCTGCAGCTGCCGTCCCGGCCTCCGCtgaggacagagagacacagcACGAGGCAATGCCAGACCTGGACGAACAGTGGCGCCAAATCGGGAATGGGCGAGAGCGTCCACTGCGAGCTGGCGAAAGCTG GTTCCTTGTGGAGCAACACTGGTATAAACAGTGGGAGGTATACGTGAAGGGAGGGGACCAAGATGCTAACACCTTTCCTGGCTGTATCAACAATGCTGGGCTCTTTGAAG ATCAGATAAGCTGGCACCTCAGGGAGGGACTCCTggaaggagatgattatgtgatGCTCCCAGCACCTGCTTGGAACTACCTGGTCAGCTGGTATGGCTTAGAGGATGGCCAGCCACCTATTGAGCGCAAG GTCATAGAACTTCCTggcatccggaaggtggaagtgTACCCAATAGAGTTGCTGCTTGTCCAGCACAGTGATATGGAAACAGCTCTAACCATTCAGTTCAGCCATACAGATTCTCTGG ACCTAGTCTTACAAACAGCTCGGGAACAGTTTCTGGTAGAGCCTCAGGAAGACGCACGCCTATGGATCAAGAACGCAGAGGGCTCTTTGGATCGATTGTGCAACACACATATCACGCTGCTTGATGCCTGCCTTGAGACTGGGCAG TTGGTCATCATGGAGACCCGAAACAAAGATGGCACTTGGCCCAGCGCCAAGCTTTGTGGCAT GAACAAcatggcagaagaggaggaagacttcCAGGGTCAGCCGGGCATCTGTGGCCTTACCAATCTGGGCAACACGTGCTTCATGAACTCGGCCCTACAG TGCCTCAGCAATGTGCCACAGCTCACGGAGTACTTTCTCAACAACCGCTACCTGGAAGAGCTCAACTTCTGGAACCCTCTGGGCATGAAGGGTGAGCTTGCGGAAGCCTATGCAGATCTAGTAAAGCAGACTTGGTCTGGCTACCACCGTTCCATTGTGCCAAATGTGTTCAAG AACAAAGTGGGCCATTTTGCATCCCAGTTTCTGGGCTACCAGCAGCATGACTCACAGGAACTACTGTCGTTCCTCCTGGATGGGCTACATGAGGACCTTAATCGAgtcaaaaagaaagaatatgttGAGCTGTGCAATGGAGCTGGGCGACCAGATCTG GAAGTGGCTCAGGAAGCCTGGCAGAACCACAAACGACGAAATGATTCTGTGATTGTGGACACTTTCCATGGCCTCTTCAAGTCCACACTGGTGTGCCCTGATTGTGGAAATGTATCTGTGACCTTCGACCCCTTCTGCTACCTCAGTGTCCCATTGCCTGTCTGCTCCAGGAGGGTCTTAGAGGTCTTTTTTGTCCCTATGGATCCCCGCCGCAAGCCAGAACAG caccgGGTTGTGGTCCCTAAGAAGGGCAATATCTCAGATCTCTGTGTGGCACTGTCCACACATACAAGTGTTGCACCAGACAAG ATGATAGTAGCTGATGTCTTCAGTCACCGTTTCTATAAGCTTTACAAGCTGGAAGATCCTCTGAGTGGCATCTTGGACCGTGATGATATCTTTGT atatgagGTGACTGGTCGGATTGAGCCTGTTGAGGGTTCAAGAGATGACATTGTAGTTCCTGTTTACCTGCGAGAGCGCACCACATCCCGAGACTACAACAACTCCTACTATGGTCTGATTCTTTTTGGGCACCCTCTCCTGGTGTCAGTGCCCCGGGATCGGTTCTCCTGGGAGGGCCTATATAACATCCTGATGTACCGGCTTTC ACGATATGTGACCAAACCCACCTCAGATGAGGATGATGGTGATGAGAAAG GTGATGAAGAAGATGATGACGAAGACAGTAGCAGTgatgaagaaaaagaggaaatgcCTGGGCCTTCTACTAGCAGTGATGTCCAAGAAGCAGAGCAGGAGCAAGCTGGGCCCAGCTCTGGGGTCACCAGGACATGCCCATTCCTTTTAGACAACAGCCTTCACATATCTCAGTGGCCCCCAAGGCGACGGCGAAAGCAACTGTTTACTCTGCAGACAGTGAATTCCAATGGAACCAGTGACCGCACCACCTCCCCTGAAGAAATCCAAA GCCACCCATATATTGCCATGGATTGGGAGCCAGAGATGAAGAGACGTTACTATGATGAAGTGGAGGCAGAG GGCTATGTGAAGCATGACTGCGTGGGATACATGCGGAAGAAGAATCCAGTGCAACTGCAGGAGTGCATCAAACTGTTCACTACCATGGAAACACTTGAGAAGGAGAACCCCTG GTACTGCTCCTCCTGCAAGCAACACCAACTGGCTACCAAAAAGTTGGACCTCTGGATGCTACCTGAAGTTCTCATTATCCACCTCAAGCGTTTTTCCTTTTCCAAATATTCTCGGGAGAAGCTGGACACCCTGGTGCAGTTTCCTATCCG GGATCTGGATTTCTCTGAGTTCGTCATCAAACCAAAGAATGAGTCTGCGCCAGACCTGTACAAATACGATCTCATCGCAGTTTCCAACCATTATGGTGGCATGCGTGATGGACATT acacaacatttgcctgcaacaAGGACAGTGGCCAGTGGCACTACTTTGATGACAATAGTGTCTCACCTGTAAATGAGGATCAGATTGAG TCCAAGGCAGCCTATGTCTTATTCTACCAACGCCAAGACGTGGGTAGACGCAAGTCCCAGACTGCTTCATCTGACACTGCAGCCTCTCCTGCCTCCGGTTCTACACCCAACCCTGAGATCATGGATGTTAACTAA
- the Usp11 gene encoding ubiquitin carboxyl-terminal hydrolase 11 isoform X2 has product MLPAPAWNYLVSWYGLEDGQPPIERKVIELPGIRKVEVYPIELLLVQHSDMETALTIQFSHTDSLDLVLQTAREQFLVEPQEDARLWIKNAEGSLDRLCNTHITLLDACLETGQLVIMETRNKDGTWPSAKLCGMNNMAEEEEDFQGQPGICGLTNLGNTCFMNSALQCLSNVPQLTEYFLNNRYLEELNFWNPLGMKGELAEAYADLVKQTWSGYHRSIVPNVFKNKVGHFASQFLGYQQHDSQELLSFLLDGLHEDLNRVKKKEYVELCNGAGRPDLEVAQEAWQNHKRRNDSVIVDTFHGLFKSTLVCPDCGNVSVTFDPFCYLSVPLPVCSRRVLEVFFVPMDPRRKPEQHRVVVPKKGNISDLCVALSTHTSVAPDKMIVADVFSHRFYKLYKLEDPLSGILDRDDIFVYEVTGRIEPVEGSRDDIVVPVYLRERTTSRDYNNSYYGLILFGHPLLVSVPRDRFSWEGLYNILMYRLSRYVTKPTSDEDDGDEKGDEEDDDEDSSSDEEKEEMPGPSTSSDVQEAEQEQAGPSSGVTRTCPFLLDNSLHISQWPPRRRRKQLFTLQTVNSNGTSDRTTSPEEIQSHPYIAMDWEPEMKRRYYDEVEAEGYVKHDCVGYMRKKNPVQLQECIKLFTTMETLEKENPWYCSSCKQHQLATKKLDLWMLPEVLIIHLKRFSFSKYSREKLDTLVQFPIRDLDFSEFVIKPKNESAPDLYKYDLIAVSNHYGGMRDGHYTTFACNKDSGQWHYFDDNSVSPVNEDQIESKAAYVLFYQRQDVGRRKSQTASSDTAASPASGSTPNPEIMDVN; this is encoded by the exons atGCTCCCAGCACCTGCTTGGAACTACCTGGTCAGCTGGTATGGCTTAGAGGATGGCCAGCCACCTATTGAGCGCAAG GTCATAGAACTTCCTggcatccggaaggtggaagtgTACCCAATAGAGTTGCTGCTTGTCCAGCACAGTGATATGGAAACAGCTCTAACCATTCAGTTCAGCCATACAGATTCTCTGG ACCTAGTCTTACAAACAGCTCGGGAACAGTTTCTGGTAGAGCCTCAGGAAGACGCACGCCTATGGATCAAGAACGCAGAGGGCTCTTTGGATCGATTGTGCAACACACATATCACGCTGCTTGATGCCTGCCTTGAGACTGGGCAG TTGGTCATCATGGAGACCCGAAACAAAGATGGCACTTGGCCCAGCGCCAAGCTTTGTGGCAT GAACAAcatggcagaagaggaggaagacttcCAGGGTCAGCCGGGCATCTGTGGCCTTACCAATCTGGGCAACACGTGCTTCATGAACTCGGCCCTACAG TGCCTCAGCAATGTGCCACAGCTCACGGAGTACTTTCTCAACAACCGCTACCTGGAAGAGCTCAACTTCTGGAACCCTCTGGGCATGAAGGGTGAGCTTGCGGAAGCCTATGCAGATCTAGTAAAGCAGACTTGGTCTGGCTACCACCGTTCCATTGTGCCAAATGTGTTCAAG AACAAAGTGGGCCATTTTGCATCCCAGTTTCTGGGCTACCAGCAGCATGACTCACAGGAACTACTGTCGTTCCTCCTGGATGGGCTACATGAGGACCTTAATCGAgtcaaaaagaaagaatatgttGAGCTGTGCAATGGAGCTGGGCGACCAGATCTG GAAGTGGCTCAGGAAGCCTGGCAGAACCACAAACGACGAAATGATTCTGTGATTGTGGACACTTTCCATGGCCTCTTCAAGTCCACACTGGTGTGCCCTGATTGTGGAAATGTATCTGTGACCTTCGACCCCTTCTGCTACCTCAGTGTCCCATTGCCTGTCTGCTCCAGGAGGGTCTTAGAGGTCTTTTTTGTCCCTATGGATCCCCGCCGCAAGCCAGAACAG caccgGGTTGTGGTCCCTAAGAAGGGCAATATCTCAGATCTCTGTGTGGCACTGTCCACACATACAAGTGTTGCACCAGACAAG ATGATAGTAGCTGATGTCTTCAGTCACCGTTTCTATAAGCTTTACAAGCTGGAAGATCCTCTGAGTGGCATCTTGGACCGTGATGATATCTTTGT atatgagGTGACTGGTCGGATTGAGCCTGTTGAGGGTTCAAGAGATGACATTGTAGTTCCTGTTTACCTGCGAGAGCGCACCACATCCCGAGACTACAACAACTCCTACTATGGTCTGATTCTTTTTGGGCACCCTCTCCTGGTGTCAGTGCCCCGGGATCGGTTCTCCTGGGAGGGCCTATATAACATCCTGATGTACCGGCTTTC ACGATATGTGACCAAACCCACCTCAGATGAGGATGATGGTGATGAGAAAG GTGATGAAGAAGATGATGACGAAGACAGTAGCAGTgatgaagaaaaagaggaaatgcCTGGGCCTTCTACTAGCAGTGATGTCCAAGAAGCAGAGCAGGAGCAAGCTGGGCCCAGCTCTGGGGTCACCAGGACATGCCCATTCCTTTTAGACAACAGCCTTCACATATCTCAGTGGCCCCCAAGGCGACGGCGAAAGCAACTGTTTACTCTGCAGACAGTGAATTCCAATGGAACCAGTGACCGCACCACCTCCCCTGAAGAAATCCAAA GCCACCCATATATTGCCATGGATTGGGAGCCAGAGATGAAGAGACGTTACTATGATGAAGTGGAGGCAGAG GGCTATGTGAAGCATGACTGCGTGGGATACATGCGGAAGAAGAATCCAGTGCAACTGCAGGAGTGCATCAAACTGTTCACTACCATGGAAACACTTGAGAAGGAGAACCCCTG GTACTGCTCCTCCTGCAAGCAACACCAACTGGCTACCAAAAAGTTGGACCTCTGGATGCTACCTGAAGTTCTCATTATCCACCTCAAGCGTTTTTCCTTTTCCAAATATTCTCGGGAGAAGCTGGACACCCTGGTGCAGTTTCCTATCCG GGATCTGGATTTCTCTGAGTTCGTCATCAAACCAAAGAATGAGTCTGCGCCAGACCTGTACAAATACGATCTCATCGCAGTTTCCAACCATTATGGTGGCATGCGTGATGGACATT acacaacatttgcctgcaacaAGGACAGTGGCCAGTGGCACTACTTTGATGACAATAGTGTCTCACCTGTAAATGAGGATCAGATTGAG TCCAAGGCAGCCTATGTCTTATTCTACCAACGCCAAGACGTGGGTAGACGCAAGTCCCAGACTGCTTCATCTGACACTGCAGCCTCTCCTGCCTCCGGTTCTACACCCAACCCTGAGATCATGGATGTTAACTAA